The DNA segment CGAAAAATTTCTGCGTCTTCTTGGAGATTTCATTGACAATAAGTGTACTCACCGCGTCTTCAACAGCTTGTCCAGAGTAACATGAAATCCATTGCAAAAAAGTCCACATTACTATTGAGAAAATGTATATATACCTGTCTTCCTGCAAAAAGATGCATTGTCATTTAAATTATTTGAGGCCATCTGAATTCTCACCTTGATAATTAAATATGCACACATTCCGATCATCAAATTGTTACAAGCATTCTGTGATGAAGCGGCTACATAACCCAGTGACTCATTAAATGCGTGAACCACGCTAGGACAAAATTATGCAATCAATATGATATTTTCATTAACGTCGGGTAAATTTTAATTAGGAAAAGTGGCCTTGGTAGATTTTGCTcagtcagattttcatttttcaaatttgttctGAAAGCCCAAGAAATTGGCAAACTGTGTCGAAGCATTGTACTTAGAGCTTGTGAAAGCACTTTTATCATGTTTTTTTCCGAGCACCTCTGATGAATTAATATAGCACAGCTTGTAACAGTGAATATTGGAGCAAACATGCTCACATATTCACTTTAGGAAATTAATAATTGAGTTGAATCTCGTTTCCTGCCAAGTGGCGCTGGGGTAATATACGAgagtatacagggtctttcacgaggaacctcacccatatttatacgaaaaactactgaacgtattttcatgaaattcagcacttataagtatttcacgatgctgatgaaatctaaaatattttcaaggcatgagcacctccggtttttccggaaatgacgtcaacttttttttttaattttttcaccccctgtatcatgaatcgcgatttcgatttttaaagtggatacataaatcttacatcttgaaaaatcccaaaaatgaaaattttccatccaaaaacctcgaagtaattcttgtttcagcggagctctattttcgatttttttttcgaattttcccgctcaaagagaattttccaaccaaaactgaaaaatgttacatcaaaataacttgaaattttctaaggaatctatttctgcaataaaaaaatggtgttctaatttgaaaaacggaagttgacgtcatttccggaaaaaccggaggtgctcatgccttgaaaatatttcagatttcatcagcatcgtgaaatacttataagtgctgaatttcatgaaaatacgttcagtagtttcccgtataaatatggctGAGGTTcttcgtgaaagaccctgtataccaCATATTctactctgttatctgtggGTATATTCATACACCATATCGATTACTGGCATCGGATAAAAGGACAATGCTCTTCCTCGACGGAATGGTCtttctgttaatactttgaGTTTTGAGTGATAGATAGTAGTTGGCTAGTTCCATTTATTTCGTTAAATTTGTTAATTGTTTTGTTATATCAATGGATGTTATGTatcttaattaattttgttcatCAAATGTTTTTCCTACCTATTAGTTTCGTAATTCATCGAAATAATATATgtacgtatactccattcacatttatttaagtactcggttggccatgaaataagtttttgtaactaaaatgTCTTTAATGTCTCTTAACactgttgccacaacttatatcaattagataataatacaaaaatgccgaaagagaTTGATAAAAAGAGAAgatagggtttcaggaagtactaTTTAGACTTTAGGTCCGCTCCAAAgagtatatatgttacggctaaagataggtatGAGCATAAACTTatgattagccggctaaacttaggtttatattcgaggaccggctaaagttcgataaagtattcatctgcgtcagggcatttcatctttagccggctaatgtgcataTTATCCGAAACGAAGCGGCTTAAAATGTAGGTACCTATTTGAGGTCTTTTGAATGGTCGGGAGAAGACGAACGCATACGGccacgtttttgtttcaatttttagaattgaaatatgcaaaatagcaACGAATGCTATTGTATTGAGGTTTCGTGATATAACGCCCATTGGTTTTCTATTTAAcatttaatgagttattttcaACTGTtcaggagattaatgctcttcaaatcaaGCCTGAGTTTTCTAAAATCAATTCACATACAGAAGTTAGATACATTTTTCCACAGGACACTAGGAAAGTGGATAGTCAATTGTCCTGTGAAAAACCGGAATATGACCTCAGATGGAAATTAAATGTTAGACATTAGATAttaagtatattttccctaccatacaataattgggtttatggaaaaattttctacgaaatagaaacgatagtttctaaaatgttgcaatttctttctaACCTCAAtacttttgcaaaaaaaaacaaacaaaaaattatgaacatgaaaatagttgtaaacactttttctagctgatatttcttcccaagtcattgaacacttttgatgaatcatcccggaagattcaagtgcagtcatcgtaaagcttatcagcgaAATAGTCCGTTTGTTTAGATACGAAGAAGATTGGGTACTGCTacttatatttcaacagaatttgacctttggtattttgatgaagaagttcgcgacacatttcttgtcttcattctctTCTTTTGCTTATTCAATTCCCTTGCAAAtcatgaataataacaagatgttttccctcacactcaaaatagcatgttcgTCTCAAATTTTGTCATCAGGCGTTTAGAGTTTTAGATTCGCTAATAAGAATGCGttgagtcacaaatagaaacaaatataatatgttcattctcaatttctcaactgcttaacagattGCTTTTCTGatattaaaaatatgtgaaattcataaaaaaatgcattgcattaattgtttgattatattactatttctttacttttttttaattgcccaaaaatttgcgcccctgaatcttaagtttatgttaacacctatctttagccgtaacatatatactaTTTGAATATGGAGTGGACCTGAATACCTATGGGTACAACAGGTAACCCCGATTTTCTTATATCTAATATATCAGAAAGTAGCGAATACATTCAatataagtgaatttatataatgtttcatctgaatctaatcgacttacattttagctaaatttttccacaatcagaaagattgtgaatgaagaggatgacaaagaattacCTTCATTTGGGAGACCCAGAAAAGTGCAtttgttaattttattttaaggtgaacgaatgcgaaaaaatACTacgggattttcgataaatgtcatcgtagaataagttcctgtTCCTGTCTCATACGTTGTAAATGTCccaagggatcaataaatatatgattattattattatcaattttggatctttgaaatggaaaaaacgctcggacgggtcaaaaaatgaattcgatatcactacccctctaggcctctagccgctaccctaacagcaattatttcaatttaaacgAAAGCGCACGATTTACGACCTATCTTCTCTATTCGAAAATAATTGCTCTAAgtggtagcggctagaggggtagtgatatcgaattcattttttgatccGTCCGAGAGTTTTTTTCCATgccaaagatccaaattcggcgtgtgaaaattattgatggaatactgagtcactctgtataataataaagcgatgaaaaaaatacactcatgcaggaaattgaattgccttttcAACAGagtgctgctcgaccccttttccccattcaaaaatgagagctgttaggggttgcggctagaggtcaaactcatttgaactcATACTCATTTGAACATccttatttgtccccctttcaacaaaatttgacctgtatgagagttttttcgttattccatcccaaagctccaAATTCGGgttggaaagttatggatggcccatcCTGTATGtatcaataattcaattatCTTCTTGctttctcttgtattttccgtgataataactagatttggtatgccttcaatcatttGTATAAACgacaattatgttcgtcacatatattCGACTTCATATTCTCCGAATTGATTAGAAATTGTGGTAAAatatacgtaattactgagacaacatagcgctgatttaaaacccaaaaatgttttgacaagcgtcctaaccccacattttcgtactatacagagtggaacaTATTTGATGTTCCAtggtggaatgtgtcaaatttctatggccaaccgagtgctgaaataaaagtgaatagagtatataTTTCATCACATATAATCAGATATCATCTAACATAATGTTTTACTCACTTCCTAATTTCCATATGAATCTGCACACAACGGAAAATTTCAGACTTCGTTTCTTTCACCCTTCTGCTATTGAAATCCAgctttttcaataatttcactAGGTATCGGCTCCTCAAGCTGATAATTTTATGAATGTGGCAAACACTTAATCCTGCTATTGTTATAGGGATATAGTATATGCTGATTACAATTACAAGTATAACAAAATATAAATTCATTCTCGCATCGAATTTTATCGGATACCATAATGGAAAAATGGATCTACACACATAGCCTGGGTTATTATACTCAATATCATCACAAAATGGATTGTTTATATAGCTTTCAAAAGCAATAAATAAGATACATATCCAATTGAAATGGAACCATTTTCTCGAATAATCCTCAATTCCTTGTATCGTTTTCCTATATTCTTCTTGGATTCCATCTTCAAATTTACTCAGCATTTTCATGAACTTTAGCGTTTCTTTTCCTCTGATAAGAAAAAAAGAAGCCGCACTTTGGAATACTCCCATGTACATCAAGTAATAAATGTCGTAAACTAATTTGTTGTAGTttttatctaaaaaaaaaacattttttttagatgCAGCAATATTTACAAAAATACCTTTTATGGGAttaacgtccagttgcaggaaagtccattaaaatttaatgctccatcaaaatgttaatcctccatttttccTTTCAAAAAGGACAGTTTTAAATTTGGACGGGCATTAAATCTCAATGCACTTTCCTGCAGTTGGGCCTAAAGgggctgaatccaaaatttacCGAATACAGCTTAAATCAAACTTCGAGATTTTCAGTAAGTCGATTGAAGTAAGAAATTAAACCATAAATAAAAGAATAACTCGTATTTGTTTCCTGGAAAAAGACGTTGAACGAACGTTTTTCTCCTCATTTGTTTCTATAAAGTACGgtaaacaataaataaaattccaGAGAAGATTACAATTGCCCTTCCTGCTCTATTCCAAAGACGGATTATTGGAAAAATGCACTGGCAGATTTATATTAGGCATCTCATTATGCGTTGTAACGAATAGAGATATAAATATTCGACTTTTATCTAAAATTTTATCACAATAATCAGGagcagaaattcttcattctactGCGATAAACATACTTAGACGAACGCACTTGGTAAAAACTTTCAGTTTCAGGCTACGTTTATGTGAAAGACGgtctttgatatatttcataaatattccattcatttgTGCGTTCACTCTGAAAAACTGCATAAATCGTAAAGTGAAGCAGCTGTGGCCTAAACAAATAATAGTACGTGGGGATTTTGCAGCAAAATCATCTCCACCAAAGAttattatagagttaggttacctaactctataatctttgatgtcCACTTGTTCACAATTTCCTAGGGAGCAGGGACAGTttgttattctcattatttttgaggaaacATTGTTAGTTAGCATTCCATGTTAATATACATGGTGATTTATAAcacttacagcgggtttcataaaacttttattgcccgatcaacgatttgacagttactcgatttcaaaaacgaagtcactaaaactttttcattcctacatatattgaataagtagCAACtgggaatcattgaatggacgtatatagatcataattcgGTGGGAGAATGGTCTTCCAAATTCTCCTGACTGAATtatagattgaaaacaaattgacgtttattcgccaatcaagcgttgattccccgatcaagctttatgaaaccgggggtcaGGATTTAAATATAGCGATAGAACTAAATATGCCTTGAAAAGTTTTTGATGTGGGacaaacatacagggtgttaaagttgaACGACAATTTATCATAATGTCACagcaaaaataattcacctgaaaaaATAACATTCAGCAACTCATCAACATTTTCTGACATTCAAAAGCATACTTGTCATGtattaaataaaattgaaatttccttctgagacaatgatGCGTTTTTCTGGAAAACGGGTAAATTTTCGTGTTCATACAATATCACCAATAAGTGTCATGAAAAAATGATGTTTATATCATACTTTCTTATTGAAATTACTAGgaagtttccattttttttatgattagaAATAATTGATGTGGCGGCCGCTATACCGGGTGGCttaccccagacgcggcgctcattttgagggagtatgGGAGTAAAtaaggaatttttcaaaatattttcttgtggtgtgtgtagggtgttcaaaagcaaaatttaaaattattgtcatatatacagggtgttcgaaaacaaagatataggccaaagttacatttttttaaatgtgacaccctgtatttgatctcaaaaatggaatggaaagctcaaattatgatgattgaTGAGATCACTTTATATCTTAGAAgcaccatttacgagataatggcgaaaattcgaaaatttacagttttttttttaatagcaatCAGTGAACAAACTTGTTACGCCAGCGTACAGGCAGTATTTTTTCGCgaagacaagttggctactactacacataaaaaaattcaactctggaatatacagagtgatcataactcaaacatcaactacaaataatcgtcaaaaacttGCTCAGAATCTATCAGGTTTAGGTGTAGGAAAACCTTATAAAAATAGtcaagaaattaatttttacgttcaacgagatatagaaataccgggtgtgccatttgaaataagaaagtttttgaCGAGTTTAGTTGATGTTTGTGAactaattatgatcactctgtatattccagagttgaaattttttttgtacgtgtaggagtagccaacttgtctactcgaaaaaatagtTTCTGCATctctggcgtaactagtttcttcattaattgctatttaaaagaactccatattttcaatttttcgctaTCATCTTGTAAATggtgcttctaaggtataaagttaTCTGAaaaaactcatcataatttgagctcgCCATTTcaattttgaggtcaaatacacgGTGTTACATTTGTtgaactttggtctatatcttcgTTTTCGAACACCCTTTATATATGAGAATCATTTTAAATTGTGCTacccctacacacaccacaagaaaaagattttcaaattatctaTCGCCTTATTCCTAAAAATGAGCAGCGCGTCTGGAGTGGGTCACGTGGTATAACAAAATTTGAAGTAGGTAATACATAAAATGAGATTACTTTCCCAAAGTTATACCTCTGTGCTGATTTTGATGGCAGTGAGAAATAAACACTTTAATTACCAGCAAAAAACAACTTTGATTTTTATGCAACAGCAGTATTTCATTCCTACTCGATCCCATCATATGTATTttgattcaaattattattgCTTAGGACGCTTAGGCTATCTCCCAGTGGTTATGAATCAACCTGTATactgatatttaaaaaaaaatctgtttCTTTCATACATTGATGTACCTATTATTCCTTATAAATTGCCTCAATTCATTCAATATTGTTAGATTTTAGGTATATTAAGGATAAGTTCAATTAAACACACTTGGTGAAAACAATCcgtatattatttcaatcaattagacggaggtcgatctatactttcgatgaatatcaaaccagaactaactaaaacggagagaaatatcttattcctaaaagatgcttatataTAGGTTTCAATAGCAAGTACATAATATGGTTCTCACAGTCGGAAACTGCTGGGGAATGTCATTCAACACTTTGACCGCCAGCACTTATATTGTCGATTTATATTGTCgactaataaaccaatcgcatttTACTATTTATTGTAGTCGAGTATTCTGAACATGTAAAGGATTTGGTTTTGCTTCACGCAGATGATTTAATCTCAATACACCGCCTCAAAAACAAATCTCTTACAACACAAAAACTTAATAGCTATATCATTACCTACATACCCAAAATTACATGCAAAATATAATATTCATGAGTATAGAAAGATCCTCCATTTGTTATCTGGGGCAATACAAGTATGGTCCAATATTCATTGCAAGGATGTGGGAAACCCAGAAAAAACCACACCAGACCATTGCTATTAGAAATTGTATATCATACCATAAACCTTATACCTTATAATATTATACCTTAATTAAACAAAGTAAATTAAAATTGAACACTTTAATTTTCTATATCAACGCTGCGGTAAAATCCAAAAAACTAGTTGCTGGTAATGGTTTCGTCATGATATCAGCAATTTGATCACCTGTGGGAATATATTCAAGTCTTATtacatttttctcaatttgttctCGGGAGAAATGATACTTGATGTCGATGTGTTTCGATCGTTTATGGTTAGTAGGATTATTTCCCGAACTGTTGCAACCATTGTTATCTTCATAAATGATAATAGGTTCCATAATATTTAAATTAATACTTTTCGCTAGACTTTAACCACAATGCTTCTTTAACTGCTTCATATAAGGCCATATACTCTGCTTCTGTGGCTGAGTCTGCCTTTTAGTATTCCAAGAAAcagtattattttcaaataatttaaataaataaccCGTTGTACTCTTTGTATCCGTATGAAAGCGTCCTCCCCAATCAGAGTCAACGTAACCCACTAAAATATTCTATATCATATACGTTATGTCTAACGTATGTTACGTATGTTAGTTTGTTAGTTTTAGATCGATTGAACCCTTCAGGTACCTCAATACCCTCTTCAAGCATTTCCAAAGTTCTTTATTGTTTTTATTCGAATATCT comes from the Coccinella septempunctata chromosome 2, icCocSept1.1, whole genome shotgun sequence genome and includes:
- the LOC123307696 gene encoding uncharacterized protein LOC123307696, yielding MNLYFVILVIVISIYYIPITIAGLSVCHIHKIISLRSRYLVKLLKKLDFNSRRVKETKSEIFRCVQIHMEIRNVVHAFNESLGYVAASSQNACNNLMIGMCAYLIIKEDRYIYIFSIVMWTFLQWISCYSGQAVEDANELVRIELYNTTWYEMDPSLRSTFKIFQAQVSLPIRLKVKPLQALSMEHLTNVTKGAYSILMFLLRI